One Rickettsia prowazekii str. Breinl genomic region harbors:
- a CDS encoding type IV secretion system protein VirB3, which translates to MSGTLASDLLFVGLTRPTMIFGVSIKFAALNMIMTMIVFIWNNGIMILFIAGALHLVAYIICFKEPRFIELYLNKMSRTSQCPNKFYYGANSYNI; encoded by the coding sequence ATGTCAGGAACATTAGCATCTGATCTTTTATTTGTCGGTTTAACTAGACCGACAATGATATTTGGAGTAAGTATTAAGTTTGCAGCGTTAAATATGATAATGACTATGATAGTATTTATTTGGAATAACGGCATTATGATTTTATTCATTGCTGGTGCTTTGCATTTAGTAGCTTATATTATATGTTTTAAAGAGCCTAGATTTATAGAGTTATATTTAAATAAAATGTCAAGAACTAGCCAATGTCCTAATAAATTTTACTACGGAGCCAATTCGTATAATATATAA
- the yihA gene encoding ribosome biogenesis GTP-binding protein YihA/YsxC, whose translation MINNGKALNNKKSIDYSKLFRHQAKFVAGAIHINQIPDFSLPEIVFVGKSNVGKSSIINTICNNKSLAKVSNTPGRTRQINFFNIVDKLIIVDLPGYGFANVPISVKEQWEGLITYYLRNSHNLMLVNLLIDSRRGIKENDKKVAELLLANKREFQIIFTKSDKVTDRENLNYEAQNFLATLNYLCNVIYVSSRNKEGMRELKASFAQCIKHQR comes from the coding sequence ATGATTAATAATGGAAAAGCTCTAAATAATAAAAAATCGATTGATTATAGTAAACTTTTCCGTCATCAAGCTAAATTTGTAGCAGGTGCTATTCATATAAATCAAATCCCTGATTTTTCATTACCTGAAATTGTTTTTGTTGGTAAGTCGAATGTCGGTAAATCAAGCATAATAAACACGATATGTAATAATAAAAGTCTTGCGAAAGTTTCTAATACTCCGGGACGTACTAGGCAAATCAATTTCTTTAATATTGTAGATAAACTTATTATCGTTGACCTTCCAGGTTATGGTTTTGCTAATGTTCCTATATCAGTCAAAGAACAATGGGAAGGGTTAATTACTTATTATTTACGAAATAGTCATAATTTAATGTTAGTTAATTTATTGATCGATTCAAGAAGAGGTATAAAAGAAAACGATAAGAAGGTAGCTGAGTTATTACTTGCAAATAAAAGAGAATTTCAAATTATTTTTACTAAATCCGATAAAGTTACAGATCGTGAAAACCTTAACTACGAAGCACAGAATTTTCTTGCAACTTTAAACTACTTATGTAATGTTATATATGTAAGTAGTAGGAATAAAGAAGGTATGAGAGAACTGAAAGCTAGTTTTGCACAATGCATTAAACATCAAAGGTAA
- the rpmE gene encoding 50S ribosomal protein L31: MKNGIHPEYKKLLIKVGSNIFETMSTHPIGEILMDVDFRKHPAWNKDSGNVVNQSNKSVSDFNKRFAGLSFDSKKEAS; this comes from the coding sequence ATGAAAAACGGTATACATCCAGAATATAAAAAGCTTTTGATTAAAGTAGGCAGTAATATTTTTGAAACAATGTCTACTCATCCTATAGGTGAGATTTTAATGGATGTTGATTTTAGAAAACATCCAGCATGGAATAAGGATTCCGGAAATGTAGTAAATCAATCTAATAAAAGTGTTAGTGATTTTAATAAAAGGTTCGCGGGTCTTTCTTTCGATAGCAAGAAAGAAGCTAGTTAG
- the rpmB gene encoding 50S ribosomal protein L28 yields the protein MSRKCELTGVGVLYGNNVSHSQRKTRRRFEPNLRSIKFRSDITDEVYRLSVNARCIRSVEKAGGFDAYILKANDDILSSAARAIKQKIIHIKAAKSL from the coding sequence ATGTCTCGTAAGTGTGAACTCACAGGTGTTGGTGTTTTATATGGTAATAATGTATCACATTCTCAACGTAAAACTAGAAGACGTTTTGAGCCTAATTTAAGGTCGATTAAGTTTAGAAGTGATATAACAGATGAGGTATATAGATTATCTGTTAATGCTAGATGTATTAGATCAGTAGAAAAAGCTGGAGGTTTTGATGCATATATTCTAAAAGCAAATGATGATATTTTATCTAGTGCGGCTAGAGCTATTAAGCAAAAAATAATTCATATTAAAGCAGCGAAATCATTATGA
- a CDS encoding DUF5510 family protein, producing the protein MFKHVLLSIIIFLGINQNVYSINSNSYKTDDIIKIVIILGIVILIFSPAKFRIIVIGTILGLACAYFTYKYIIPIFIASLNAA; encoded by the coding sequence ATGTTTAAGCACGTATTATTAAGTATAATAATATTTCTAGGTATAAATCAAAATGTTTATTCTATAAACTCTAACTCTTATAAAACAGATGATATAATCAAAATAGTCATTATTCTTGGAATAGTTATTTTAATTTTTAGTCCTGCAAAGTTCCGTATAATTGTTATCGGTACTATATTAGGTTTGGCTTGTGCCTATTTTACTTATAAATACATTATACCTATTTTTATAGCTTCACTAAATGCAGCATAA
- a CDS encoding ABC transporter ATP-binding protein, with protein sequence MSTKEEFKIKIRSLYKSFAHHKVLDGIDLDVKKGSSLVILGGSGSGKSVLIKSIVGLIKPDKGQIFIDNLEIQDISNTHKFEIMKGVGFLFQGGALFDSLNVRDNITFNTKKLSKKEKNDLAGAKLNSVGLSTRILDLYPSELSGGMQKRVALARAICSTPSILFLDEPTTGLDPIMANVINELIIKIQEELCATTITITHDMISTEKIAKEIAMIYHGKIQWYGSKEEMRNSDNPYLTQFINGLTTGPIEV encoded by the coding sequence ATGTCAACAAAGGAAGAATTTAAAATTAAAATTCGTTCATTATATAAATCATTTGCTCATCATAAGGTGTTAGATGGAATAGATTTGGATGTAAAAAAAGGTAGTTCGTTAGTGATTTTGGGTGGTTCCGGTAGCGGTAAATCTGTACTCATTAAAAGTATAGTAGGATTGATTAAACCTGATAAAGGCCAAATTTTTATTGATAATTTAGAAATACAAGATATCTCGAATACACACAAATTTGAGATTATGAAAGGTGTAGGTTTTTTGTTTCAGGGTGGAGCATTATTTGACTCCTTAAATGTACGTGATAATATTACTTTCAATACTAAAAAATTATCCAAGAAAGAAAAAAACGACCTTGCAGGTGCAAAGCTTAATTCTGTTGGTTTATCTACTAGAATACTTGATCTTTATCCTTCCGAATTATCGGGAGGAATGCAAAAAAGAGTAGCACTTGCTAGGGCTATTTGTAGTACACCATCGATTTTATTTCTTGATGAACCAACAACAGGACTTGACCCTATAATGGCAAATGTGATCAATGAATTAATTATAAAAATCCAAGAAGAATTATGTGCAACTACCATTACTATAACTCATGATATGATTAGTACTGAAAAAATAGCTAAAGAAATAGCGATGATTTATCATGGAAAAATTCAATGGTACGGTAGCAAAGAGGAAATGCGTAATAGTGATAATCCTTATTTAACACAATTTATAAATGGATTAACTACGGGTCCTATAGAGGTATAA
- a CDS encoding MlaE family ABC transporter permease, producing the protein MLLKIAHLVGKHTIKFAQSVGIFSLFSFIAISSIIKPPLYLSLIIRQLLFIGFHSLPVVAMTTFFSGAVLALQSYTGFSRFSAENSIATVVVLSLTRELGPVLAGLIVAGRVGASIAAEIATMRVTEQVDALYTLSTDPIKYLVCPRVIAAIITMPCLVLIGDIIGVMGGYLVGIYKLDFNSTAYLTSTFQYLEPIDVISGLIKATVFGFIISIISCYSGYYSGKGAKGVGRATTSAVVNSSILILISNYLITELFFKV; encoded by the coding sequence ATGTTATTAAAGATAGCTCATTTGGTTGGTAAACATACTATAAAGTTTGCACAAAGTGTAGGCATTTTTTCTCTATTTAGTTTTATTGCCATTAGCAGTATCATAAAACCACCTTTATATTTAAGTTTAATAATTAGACAATTATTATTTATCGGGTTCCATTCGCTTCCAGTTGTTGCGATGACAACTTTCTTCTCAGGTGCAGTGCTTGCATTACAAAGTTATACAGGATTTTCACGTTTCTCAGCTGAAAATTCTATTGCAACGGTAGTAGTATTGTCGCTGACTAGAGAACTTGGACCAGTTTTAGCTGGATTAATAGTAGCTGGACGAGTTGGTGCATCAATTGCAGCTGAAATAGCAACAATGAGAGTAACTGAGCAGGTAGATGCGTTATATACTTTATCGACTGATCCTATTAAATATTTAGTTTGTCCAAGAGTAATAGCGGCTATTATTACGATGCCTTGTCTTGTTTTAATCGGTGATATCATTGGTGTGATGGGTGGTTATTTAGTAGGGATATATAAACTTGATTTTAATAGTACAGCTTATTTAACAAGTACTTTTCAGTATTTAGAACCAATTGATGTTATTTCCGGTCTTATTAAAGCTACTGTTTTTGGGTTTATTATTTCTATAATAAGTTGTTATAGTGGTTACTATTCAGGTAAAGGAGCTAAGGGAGTGGGAAGAGCAACTACCTCGGCAGTAGTAAATTCCTCTATTCTTATTTTAATAAGTAACTATTTAATAACTGAACTATTTTTTAAAGTTTAA
- a CDS encoding alanine racemase has product MSLCTLEINLSAIKNNYRLLQDICKTALVGAVVKANGYGLGAMQIAKALIKENCQYFFVATSEEGINLRKVLNNDITILVLNGVFTHDALELIQYNLTPVLNNLSQIEIWQKFSNLKGKILPCYLHFNTGLNRFGLNSDEIEQLINDRDLLKGLDLQYIISHLAASEETGNPYNLIQLNRFKVYLEYFPNVKASFANSGGIFLGQDYHFDLARPGAALYGLNSLIEVSSNLSYTEEFESNTAALTTTACINKCPDVSVRLTPKLPLKGSYTVRLQNPVTLKAPIIDLQNLTLDSHIGYNMTFTTKRDSVIATLPLGYADGFSRNFSSQGEVFINSCRVPIVGRVSMDLINIDVTDLPPSEVFLGQEAEIIGNYCTPDKIASIIGTIGYEVLTSLGSRYKRKYIS; this is encoded by the coding sequence ATGAGCTTGTGTACCCTAGAAATAAATCTATCTGCAATAAAGAATAATTATCGTTTATTACAAGATATTTGTAAAACTGCATTAGTTGGTGCTGTAGTTAAAGCTAACGGTTATGGGCTTGGTGCGATGCAAATTGCTAAAGCTTTAATAAAAGAAAATTGTCAGTATTTTTTTGTAGCTACAAGCGAGGAGGGAATTAATTTACGTAAAGTACTAAATAATGATATAACTATTTTAGTTCTCAATGGAGTTTTTACACATGATGCTTTAGAGCTTATACAATATAATTTAACTCCTGTTCTAAATAATTTAAGCCAAATAGAAATCTGGCAAAAATTTAGTAATTTAAAAGGAAAAATATTGCCTTGTTATCTACATTTTAATACTGGGCTTAATCGTTTTGGCTTAAACTCTGATGAGATAGAACAGTTGATTAATGATCGTGATTTATTAAAAGGTTTAGATCTGCAATATATTATCAGTCATTTAGCAGCTTCTGAAGAAACTGGTAATCCATATAATTTAATACAATTAAACAGATTTAAAGTTTATTTGGAATATTTTCCAAACGTTAAGGCAAGTTTTGCTAATTCCGGTGGCATATTTTTAGGGCAGGATTATCATTTTGATTTAGCAAGGCCAGGTGCGGCTTTATACGGACTTAATTCTTTAATAGAGGTTTCGTCTAATCTGTCTTATACAGAGGAATTTGAAAGCAACACAGCAGCTCTTACTACCACAGCGTGTATAAATAAATGTCCAGATGTTAGTGTCAGATTGACTCCCAAATTACCTTTAAAAGGAAGTTATACTGTACGTCTACAGAATCCTGTAACTTTAAAGGCTCCTATAATTGACTTACAGAATTTGACACTAGATAGTCATATCGGTTATAATATGACTTTTACAACTAAGCGTGATAGTGTAATTGCAACGTTACCACTTGGTTATGCCGATGGATTTAGTCGTAATTTTAGCAGTCAAGGTGAAGTATTTATTAATAGTTGTAGAGTTCCTATAGTAGGGCGTGTATCGATGGATTTGATAAATATTGATGTTACAGATCTACCACCGTCCGAGGTTTTTCTTGGGCAGGAAGCAGAGATTATAGGTAATTATTGTACGCCAGATAAAATAGCGAGTATTATAGGGACTATCGGATATGAGGTATTGACTAGCCTTGGTAGTAGATATAAGAGAAAGTATATATCGTAG
- a CDS encoding phospholipid-binding protein MlaC, with product MQKIITGLFLLAITFSSYSTEKVPSGLHDYVTNLVKDASSILNDSKLSERVKISKARELMSQNLDFEWMAKYTLGRNGIKTLSGLQIQEFIKVYSKYVTKSYTDLIKDYKGEHPKIVGVRPLSSTDFLVAMNIISNKEQDPIKVEYLVREMKGNGKDFFKISDIITEGISLIGAQQDEFTETLKNQGFEVLIQKLENHS from the coding sequence ATGCAAAAAATTATTACAGGTTTGTTTCTATTAGCTATAACGTTTTCTTCTTATTCTACTGAGAAAGTGCCTTCTGGTTTGCACGATTACGTTACTAACTTAGTCAAGGATGCTTCTAGTATATTAAATGATAGTAAACTATCTGAGCGTGTCAAAATTTCTAAAGCACGTGAATTAATGTCTCAGAATCTCGATTTTGAATGGATGGCTAAATATACATTAGGAAGAAATGGTATAAAAACTTTATCAGGTTTGCAGATTCAGGAATTTATTAAAGTTTATTCTAAATATGTTACTAAATCTTATACTGATTTAATAAAAGATTATAAAGGCGAACATCCTAAAATAGTAGGTGTCCGTCCTTTAAGTTCAACTGATTTTTTGGTTGCTATGAATATCATTAGTAATAAAGAGCAAGATCCTATTAAAGTAGAGTATCTTGTACGTGAAATGAAAGGAAATGGAAAAGATTTTTTTAAAATTTCAGATATAATTACAGAAGGTATAAGTCTTATTGGAGCTCAACAAGACGAATTTACTGAGACTTTAAAAAATCAAGGTTTTGAGGTATTAATACAAAAATTAGAAAATCATTCTTAA
- a CDS encoding VacJ family lipoprotein, which yields MKILIILSIILCSLFGRADLEYVDNDIYTYNGGRNENGCLEVYDPYEKFNRKVFAFNSVLDYIIFRPLAVGYKNITNDYIKARVNSFISNVYTPLTVVNYGLQLNYDKTMKSVWRFLINTTLGIGGLFDVASKVGLQSDRQTFGSTLAHYGVAPGPYLVLPIIGSTNARDMTDSVITNYAINPLMYYTHNDFDLWILAVSKITDRYIVLPFSDYVMKNSTDPYVAIRSALHRAREASVQYPENFKCPKPKN from the coding sequence ATGAAAATTTTAATTATACTATCTATTATACTATGCTCACTTTTTGGAAGAGCTGATCTTGAATATGTTGATAATGACATATATACCTATAATGGTGGCAGAAATGAAAACGGTTGCTTAGAAGTTTATGATCCATATGAAAAATTTAACCGTAAAGTGTTTGCTTTTAATTCGGTATTAGATTATATAATCTTTCGTCCTTTAGCTGTAGGTTATAAAAATATTACTAATGATTACATAAAAGCGCGTGTTAATAGTTTTATTAGTAATGTCTATACACCGCTTACTGTAGTAAATTACGGATTACAGTTAAATTACGATAAAACTATGAAAAGCGTTTGGCGGTTTCTTATTAATACGACGCTTGGTATAGGGGGGCTATTTGACGTTGCGAGTAAAGTAGGTTTACAGTCTGATCGTCAAACTTTTGGTAGTACCTTAGCACATTATGGTGTTGCTCCAGGTCCTTATTTAGTCTTACCGATAATCGGTAGTACTAACGCAAGAGATATGACAGATTCAGTAATTACTAATTATGCTATTAATCCATTAATGTACTATACTCATAATGATTTTGATTTATGGATACTGGCAGTTAGCAAGATAACCGATCGATATATTGTATTACCATTTAGTGATTATGTAATGAAGAATTCTACCGATCCTTATGTAGCTATTAGATCAGCATTACATCGTGCTCGTGAAGCATCGGTTCAATATCCTGAAAATTTTAAATGTCCTAAACCCAAGAATTAA
- a CDS encoding methyltransferase domain-containing protein: MLGKIKYIIKHYYLTIINIPHFIKNQILEFRNYINDCKYKFSHLAETNYQLGFDHLYKGNLNDALLRFKLVNKFFNSNDSKVYYQLGLIYYLKNNYRQATVYLEKSNEKYKTIFINFLKNYQFITEIPQEIWAQYRDLIAQYYPTIFNNEKNIHLPYRFVNETLKHISDLSDNYSILELGSNIGLVGYEVQKRFPESFTLTGVEISSFMNEIQATFYQNTKIYNHIYNIAIDEFLKQNSNKFDIILSFCGLSFTNNLIKYFNLIYSCIKKQGYFALCLPNSVKTQFSAKRKEFIFNLNEVNNFLQKNNFTILTSDEIILAENNKYSIIVCKKIT; the protein is encoded by the coding sequence ATGCTTGGTAAAATAAAATACATAATCAAACATTATTACTTAACTATAATAAATATACCGCATTTTATTAAAAATCAAATTTTAGAGTTTAGAAATTATATAAATGATTGTAAATATAAGTTCTCTCATTTAGCTGAAACTAATTATCAGCTTGGATTTGATCATTTATATAAGGGTAATTTAAATGATGCATTACTCAGATTTAAACTAGTTAATAAATTTTTTAATTCTAATGATTCTAAAGTATATTATCAACTTGGATTGATTTATTATTTAAAAAATAACTACAGACAAGCTACAGTATACTTAGAAAAATCTAATGAAAAATATAAAACTATTTTTATAAATTTTTTAAAAAATTATCAGTTTATTACTGAAATACCACAAGAAATTTGGGCACAATATCGTGATTTAATTGCTCAATATTATCCTACTATTTTTAATAATGAAAAAAATATCCATCTTCCATATAGGTTTGTTAATGAGACACTTAAGCATATATCAGATTTATCTGATAATTACTCTATCTTAGAACTTGGAAGCAATATAGGGCTTGTAGGTTATGAAGTGCAAAAACGTTTTCCAGAAAGTTTTACTTTAACAGGTGTAGAAATTTCTTCTTTCATGAATGAAATACAAGCAACATTTTATCAAAATACTAAAATTTACAATCATATATATAATATTGCTATTGATGAATTTTTAAAACAAAACTCTAATAAATTTGATATTATTCTTAGTTTTTGCGGATTATCGTTTACTAACAATTTAATTAAATATTTTAATTTAATATACTCATGTATTAAGAAACAAGGATATTTTGCTCTTTGTTTGCCGAATTCAGTAAAGACACAATTTTCCGCAAAACGTAAAGAATTTATTTTTAACTTAAATGAAGTAAATAATTTTTTACAAAAAAATAATTTTACTATATTGACTTCAGATGAAATAATACTAGCGGAAAACAATAAATATAGTATTATTGTTTGTAAGAAAATAACATAA
- a CDS encoding pyridoxal phosphate-dependent aminotransferase: MSIISTRLNSIKPSPTLAVVKKTLELKKAGVNIIALGAGEPDFDTPDNIKEVAITSIKDGFTKYTNVDGIPLLKQAIKNKFKRENNIDYELDEIIVSTGGKQVIYNLFMASLDKGDEVIIPVPYWVSYPDMVALSTGTPVFVNCGIENNFKLSVEALEHSITDKTKWLIINSPSNPTGAGYNCKELENIAKTLRKYPNVNIMSDDIYEHITFDDFKFYTLAQIAPDLKERIFTVNGVSKAYSMTGWRIGYGAGSKALIKAMTIIQSQSTSNPCSISQMAAIEALNGTQDYIKSNALNFQKKRDLALSILEEVTYFECYKPEGAFYLFVKCDKIFGTKTKSGRIIANSNNFSEYLLEEAKVAVVPGIAFGLDGYFRISYATSMQELEEACIRIKHACNAL; encoded by the coding sequence ATGTCAATAATTTCTACGAGGCTAAATTCTATAAAGCCATCACCAACACTTGCAGTTGTAAAGAAAACACTTGAACTGAAAAAAGCAGGAGTGAACATTATAGCACTAGGTGCCGGTGAACCTGATTTTGATACGCCTGATAATATTAAGGAAGTGGCAATTACATCAATTAAAGACGGATTCACTAAATATACTAATGTTGATGGGATACCTCTTTTAAAGCAAGCAATAAAAAACAAATTCAAACGCGAAAATAATATAGATTACGAGCTTGATGAAATAATAGTAAGTACTGGTGGGAAACAAGTCATATATAATTTGTTTATGGCATCTTTAGATAAAGGTGATGAGGTAATTATTCCTGTGCCATATTGGGTTTCATATCCTGATATGGTTGCACTTAGCACAGGGACACCTGTTTTTGTAAATTGCGGAATTGAAAATAATTTCAAATTAAGTGTAGAAGCTCTAGAGCATTCAATTACGGATAAAACTAAGTGGCTTATTATTAATTCCCCTAGTAATCCTACAGGTGCGGGTTATAATTGTAAGGAATTAGAAAATATTGCTAAAACTTTAAGAAAATATCCTAATGTAAACATAATGTCAGATGATATTTACGAGCATATTACTTTTGATGATTTTAAATTTTATACATTAGCCCAAATAGCTCCTGACTTAAAAGAAAGAATATTTACTGTAAACGGAGTTTCTAAAGCTTATTCTATGACAGGTTGGCGTATAGGATACGGAGCAGGTTCTAAAGCCTTGATTAAAGCGATGACTATTATTCAGTCACAAAGTACTTCAAACCCTTGTTCAATAAGTCAAATGGCTGCTATTGAAGCGTTAAACGGCACTCAAGATTATATAAAGTCTAATGCTTTAAATTTTCAAAAAAAACGTGATCTTGCTTTATCAATTTTAGAAGAAGTCACATATTTTGAGTGCTATAAGCCGGAAGGGGCATTTTACTTATTTGTTAAATGTGATAAAATATTTGGCACTAAAACTAAATCAGGAAGAATTATTGCGAATAGCAATAATTTTTCCGAATATTTACTTGAAGAAGCAAAAGTTGCTGTAGTACCAGGTATTGCGTTCGGCTTAGATGGATATTTTAGAATCTCCTATGCCACTTCTATGCAAGAGCTAGAAGAGGCTTGTATTAGAATTAAGCATGCTTGTAATGCTTTATAA
- a CDS encoding lysophospholipid acyltransferase family protein, which produces MRKALKKFLKNSKCLLSIITILLYWYLRFVYFTSRQKFIFYDNRNKEKFLNEQGVIFAFWHNMLALSPAMFTGHRNVYALISPHLDGKILNALVGKFGCQVIVGSTNKNSIVALRNIIGKLSQGANIIVTPDGPKGPVYKVNSGITEIAYRYNKKLIPIVSSTSRCFRLKSWDKLIIPIPFGTIKIIVGSPLALVADKVKNHLNLEKQLKSLTESLKK; this is translated from the coding sequence ATGCGAAAAGCTCTTAAAAAATTTTTAAAAAATAGTAAATGCTTACTTAGCATAATTACTATTTTACTATATTGGTATTTACGCTTTGTTTATTTTACTTCAAGGCAGAAATTTATATTTTATGATAACAGAAATAAGGAAAAATTCTTAAACGAACAAGGTGTAATCTTTGCATTTTGGCATAATATGCTTGCATTAAGTCCTGCTATGTTTACAGGACATAGAAATGTCTATGCTTTAATATCACCACATTTAGATGGTAAAATTTTAAATGCTCTAGTAGGGAAATTTGGTTGCCAAGTTATAGTAGGTTCTACTAATAAGAATTCAATTGTAGCTTTACGTAATATTATAGGTAAATTATCACAAGGTGCAAATATAATAGTAACGCCGGACGGTCCTAAAGGACCTGTATATAAAGTAAATAGTGGCATTACTGAAATTGCTTACAGATATAACAAAAAACTGATTCCTATAGTTAGCTCTACTTCTAGATGTTTCAGATTAAAAAGTTGGGATAAATTAATAATACCAATACCGTTTGGTACCATTAAAATAATAGTTGGCTCACCTCTAGCACTTGTAGCAGATAAAGTAAAAAATCATCTAAATCTCGAAAAACAATTAAAAAGCTTAACAGAGAGCTTAAAGAAATGA
- the waaA gene encoding lipid IV(A) 3-deoxy-D-manno-octulosonic acid transferase: MMLLYYTLSFILLPVYFIIIFIRLLIGKEDIRRIQERFAIGKQRQNSALDFIQMSVNKEGFTDHKTTSYVDMHRNASLMYKLSLERSYAHSLVWIHAASVGEVMTALTLIHNISKLAPNVRFLITSWTNASAKILSTKLPKIATHQFLPIDNVIFTRKFLRNWQPDLGIFIESELWPCTINEGAKYCKLLLINARISNKSFKAWLKRKRFFQLIIKNFSKIIVQSERDLQKFNALGISDAMNLGNIKFANEKLLVNQEKLSKLILHLDNRRVLVFASTHPEDEEVILPIINNLKEQFIDCYIILIPRHPERIKSIINNCKLHHLSATAKSQNDLPVLNNDLYIVDRFGEMGLFFSVATISFIGGSFKQGGHNILEAAYFSNCIIFGPDMSKNTDIAKGILQNNAAIQIKNGKDLLNTLTSLLNANNALKLKTYRENALKFVENNQKKILDEYLQIIKQFLP, from the coding sequence ATGATGCTATTATATTATACTTTAAGCTTTATATTGTTACCTGTTTATTTTATCATAATTTTTATACGTTTATTAATCGGCAAAGAAGATATAAGACGCATACAAGAACGTTTTGCTATTGGTAAACAAAGGCAAAATAGTGCGTTAGATTTCATACAAATGTCTGTTAATAAAGAGGGATTTACAGACCACAAAACTACATCTTATGTAGACATGCATAGAAATGCAAGTCTAATGTATAAATTATCTTTAGAAAGAAGTTATGCACACAGTCTAGTATGGATTCATGCAGCCAGTGTCGGTGAAGTCATGACCGCTCTAACATTAATACATAATATAAGTAAACTAGCACCTAATGTTCGTTTTTTAATAACTTCTTGGACAAATGCTTCTGCTAAAATATTAAGTACTAAATTACCTAAAATAGCCACTCATCAATTTTTGCCTATAGATAATGTTATTTTTACTCGAAAATTTTTAAGAAATTGGCAACCTGATTTAGGCATTTTTATAGAATCGGAATTATGGCCTTGTACTATTAATGAGGGTGCAAAATATTGTAAATTGCTACTAATTAACGCACGTATTTCCAATAAATCATTTAAAGCTTGGCTAAAAAGAAAAAGATTTTTTCAGCTTATCATAAAAAATTTTAGTAAAATTATTGTGCAAAGTGAACGTGATTTACAAAAATTCAATGCACTTGGCATATCAGATGCAATGAATTTAGGCAATATTAAATTTGCCAATGAAAAACTTCTAGTTAATCAAGAAAAGTTATCAAAATTAATCTTACATTTAGACAACAGACGAGTTTTAGTATTTGCTAGCACTCACCCTGAAGATGAAGAAGTAATTTTACCAATAATCAACAATCTAAAAGAGCAGTTTATAGATTGCTATATTATCCTAATTCCAAGACATCCTGAGCGAATTAAATCAATTATCAATAATTGTAAGTTGCATCATTTATCCGCTACCGCTAAATCACAAAATGATTTACCTGTATTAAACAACGATCTTTATATAGTTGACAGGTTCGGTGAAATGGGACTGTTTTTTTCTGTAGCCACAATTTCTTTTATCGGTGGTTCTTTTAAACAAGGCGGACATAATATTTTAGAAGCGGCATATTTCTCTAATTGTATTATATTCGGTCCTGATATGAGTAAAAACACTGATATCGCTAAAGGCATATTACAAAATAACGCAGCTATCCAAATAAAAAATGGTAAAGATTTACTAAATACACTAACATCTCTACTTAATGCAAATAATGCTCTAAAACTTAAAACTTATCGTGAAAATGCTTTAAAATTTGTTGAGAATAATCAAAAAAAAATCCTAGATGAATATCTACAAATAATTAAGCAGTTTCTTCCATAA